The DNA region ACCTTGCCCGCGAAATTCAGAAGTTCGTTTGGTCGGACGATCTGTTTCTGAGCAATATCGGATTTGCGTCTGAGTTCCGGGGAAGGGATCATGCGCCGCCCGCCCTCTTCGCTCTGGACAAAGACCCGGCTGTTGACGAAGTAGGGACAAATGAGAGGATGTTCCCGATCCTGCTTTCTGATCTGCTCGAGAATCTGTTTGTCGGTTGCCGGATCGAATGAACCGCGGTCTGCCCTCTGCTGCATAAGTGCCGAGGTGAATGCTTTGACGCCTTCGCATCTTCGGTAGACATCCCCGTATCCTCCGAGAGGGCACATGTTTCCCTTTCCAATAAGGTAAACGAATTTAAGGGTCGGCTGTTTTTTCTGCCTGATGAGGTCGAGTTCCCGAATGAAGATCTGGAGCTGGGATATGGTTCTGACGGCGACGAGGATCTTTCGTCCGTTGGCTTTAGCAAGGAGACTTGCGATCACGCTGGATTTCCCGCTGCCGGTCGGTGCGTCAATTAAGAGGATGCCGTTTTCTTCGGCGGTTTTTTCTACCTCTTCGAGCATTTCCTTTTGGTTTTTCCGGTAGGTTTGATAGGGAAAAAAGTCAGCTGTGTCTGCCATTCGTAATGTATTATTTGTCTGGACCCAAATCTATTAAGCATGCCTCTTTCGACCCAGACCAAAGATCAGATACTCGCACTTCTCGCAAAGGTGGAGGTATGTTCTCTTGAGGGAAGTTTTGCCGGATCCGAGAAGATCATCGCGCCTGACATCACTGTATTTGCGCCGGGTCTGGATCATCACGGACGCGAGGGTTTGTCTCTTGGCCCGCTGAAATTTGGCGGGATGGAAGTGAAGGGCGAGGGAGTTATCGCCTGGGTGTCGGGCGAATGTATATACTGTAAAACTGCCAGGCGTTTTACGGCAGTGCTTAGAGGAACGGGGCATGCCTGGGAGCTTGTTCTGCTGCATATCGCGTGAGATTTTAAAAAAGTCCCCAAACTCAAATATTAATACATACACGGCTCTATCCTGAATCATCAGAAGAGGGACAGACATGAAGGATCATAAAAAAGCAGCGTTTGTGTGTTCGGTGATAGGCACGGTTTTACTGTGGATCCCTATCGCTTTAACGCTAGTGACCGGTGTCGTCGGATCAATTTTCGCCGGAAAACTGCTGATGGATTATCTGATGCCTGCTGAACTGTTTTTCCTTGTTTTGGCTGGATGGATCCTGCTGATCGTTGGTTCAGTATTTTCAGGGAAATGGAAAATCCCGGTGGTAATCACCGGAGTGGCCACATTAATACTGCTTTTCGGAGCTCAGATACTTGCTGTCGTGAGCGGGCTTGCCTCAGGTGTAGTCCCGGCCGAGGGTATGATCTGGTATCTGGTTCTTGGGATGCTCATCCTGTATGATCTGCTTGTGATCGTTTTGGGTATTCTCGGCATACGTCTTTCGTATGTTGTAAAAATGGGGAGATGAATTTAACACAACGTTAAATGAAGACAGTCAATCTCTTTTGAAATGATCTGCTTAAAACCCGCAGACCTCTTTAATCAGTGCCGCCGCCTCAATATCCCTCGGTCCCCCGCACTTTCGAACGATTCCCAGATGATACTCGATCAGTTCACGAAGCTCTGGATCATGATTCATCACATACCGTGTTGCATGGACCGTCGCATCGATCACCGAATTAAAGCCCCGGTTCACCGGCCGCATCTCATCACGGCAGTACTCAGATCCCACCGGTTCAAGCTCCACAAAATACGCATCCTTCGTCTCGTTGACGATCTGGGCGGTAAACGCCATCCATGCATCAGCATCGCGAAGCAGCTGCATGACCATCTCACCGACAAACACCTTTCTCAGATCCGACTTTGCCACGTCGGAAAACGCATACAGAGGATAGAGATACGAGTCACTCACGAAGTTCGCCGTTACCCAGCCGTACTTTTCCACATTCTCCGCCGTCTTCGACCCCTTGAAAAGGATCATCTTCGGTGCCTGACCGGACCGCACGATGATCCCGATAGGGGCCGCATTATCCTTAGTGACCGCGATCACTTCGGTGATCCCTTCGCCTAACAGTCCCACTGCCACCCCTCCAGAAGTGCGGTGAATATCCCCGCGATGCAGATGTCCGCAAGGGAACCCGGATTCACCCCGCCGAGGATACACTCCTCGTCGAACCTGCTCAGTGAAAGTCCGCCGGCACGAACCAGCTGAGCACGTTCCATCACGGAAACCGCCCTGGCATACCCGAACTTCTTTGCAATAAACGTATCCGGATACGCGGCCATAAGGCGCAGAAACATCTCCTGGATCTGATCGGCCCCGTCCTTTTCTTTGAGGATATCGGCGGCTTTCCGGGTCAGGGCAAATCCGTTCGTCCATTCGCGGGCGACCATATCGGTCTCGCTCGAATACCTCATCACATCGAGCATGGTCATCTGCTTCTCGCGAAGCATCGTGATCGAAGCGGGATCATTGACATCCATCTCATCCTCCCTGTTGACCCGAACTTGGGTTTTCCCGAAAGCCTGATAAAAACGAACGGCGTCTTCGACCGTTGTTCGAAGAACGGCCTCGCACGCCCCGGCGATGCCTTTGCCTTTGATAAGCGGCAGAAGAAGAATGAACGCCCCAAAATGCGTATTCCCTCCCGTATGGCCGTTCGTATGCTCGACGGCCGCATACATCGCTTCACCAAGCGTCATCTGCGGAACGCGTTCAAAAACGTCGCGGGCAAGTACCGCCGATGCCAGAAAATGCCGGAACTTCGTATCCTCGTAATCATGGAACCGGTCGATATTTCCCGGTTTGATATTGGCGCTCACCTCAAGGAGCATCGAAAGTTCGGCGGTTTCGGCAAGAGACAGCTTAGACATTTTCAAAGATTTTCTTCACGATCTTCTCAGAAAGCGTACGTTTCAGAGCCATATATTCATTCATCGGGAGATCGATCGACTTCAGCGTCATATCCCGGAACATACAGGGGGTCGAAGACTTACAGCAGTAGGCAAGACTGCCGAAACAGGTGTGGCTGCCCATGGAAAGAGGAGTCTCGGCAGTCATTTCCTTTTTCAATGCGAGATACTCCTCCCGGCTCATCCCAAGCGACTCGAGAGAGGGAAGAAGCGGGCACTGTTTCACCGGCATGCAGCAGAACGTGAGCGAACGGAGATCTCCTCCGCGGCACAGCTGTTTGGGGGCATTATACCAGCCGATCTCTTCGGCGACCGCCCGGATATACCGGTCAAGTGTCTGAAGAACGCTGAGACTTGCACTTCGTGCGACCGAGACGAGATCGGCCCCGTGGGCAAAATAGTCCATCATTTTGTCGGGACTGGAAACACCGTTGTTTGCGATGATGATTAAGGGGCAGCTGTTTCGAATCTGTCTGATCTTCGTGTGTCCGGTATCCATCAGATCGACATGGAGAATCGAAGCTCCGGCTTTCCAGAGCATGCGTGCAAGCTGGCGGTCATCAACCACGCCGGCACGGGTCTTGACGGAGACGGTCATGCCTTCGGCTGCAAGCGCAGAAACGATGGCACAGAGTTTCTCAGGATTGTGAAGGAGATACTCTCCGCATCCTGCGTCGATCATGGGCTGCTGACGGCAGTGGGCATCGATCTCGTATATTACAGAAGGTCCAAACCGTTTTGCGGCAGAAACGAATGCTTCCGGCGTCGCCCCTCTCAGATTGAGACCGATGATGATATCCGCCCCTTCCAGAATGTCGATCTCGGTTGCTATTTCGTCGAAATCGGCATTGAACTCGGTCCGGCCCGCTGCTTCCATAGCAACAGAGGCTTTCCTGCTTGGTTCATCTGTATTGTATCCGCCAATAAAAGCAACACCGGCATGTTTACTGCGGGCAAGAACAAACTCCGCATCGGTTATTCCGGCCATTGAAGCGATCACGATGGGGGTTTTGACAGGCCTTCCGTTTATTGATATGAATCTTGTAGCTGCCGTCATGAATTTTATATTATTTGGTTTTCACTCCTAATTACTCTGATGGATTGAGACAGGAAAGACGGTACCCGCCAGAGACCCGTTCGAGCGGAATGCATCTTCTAAACTCCTCAATAGATATCCCGGGGGATGTTTCGAAAAACTCCAGAACTTTCGTCCAGGGCATAAGATATGCTTCGTTTTTTGCACCCTGGCCCCGGAACTCGACCGCGAGATAGCCGCGGCGGCCGGTGTATTTGACGAACCCGGAGATGTTGTCGACCTGATGCACCCCGTCCTTGTCTTTATGGAAGTTGCTGGTAAAGTAGAGCCGTTTTCCGTTCAGGGATTTGCACTCGATCGCGAGATAATAGGCAGGATCCAGCGAGTCGACGATGATGTCCACATACTGCGTGTTGAAGTGAGACTGTTTGAGCCGGTAGGCAAACCCTTTCATCCTGTTTTCGGTGAAGAACCGGTTCATGCAGACGACCATCTCCCGCTCGAAGTCGTTACTCATCTGATGTATGATTTTGTACTCAAGAGTGATGAATCTGGCGACCAAAACGCGGGCCAAGCGTCATTATTAATGTCTGTCAGATCAAATGTACAAGCACATACCTCAAAGGAACATATTATGGGAAACTACACGATTGTTCAGGCACGAGCCTTATCGGAGGCCGTATTCGAGATGTGGATCCATGCACCTCAGGTCGCACGCCATGCAAAGGCCGGCCAGTTTTGTATCATCCACGCTGACGGAGCGGGAGAACGGGTTCCTTTGACTATCTCCGCAACAAACGGAGACAATATCAGGATCGCTTTCATGGCTGTAGGAACGACGACGAAACTGCTCGCAACCCTGAAAACGGGTGACGAACTCCGTGATGTGGCGGGCCCACTTGGGATGCCAAGCGACATCACCGAAGGTCCTGAGACCGTTATCATCGTCGGAGGAGGAGTCGGTGTTGCCTGTACACCGATCCTTGCCCAGGCGGCAAAGGACGCCGGCAACTATGTCATCGGCATCATCGGGGCAAGAAACCGGGATCTTCTGATCTTCGAGGACGATATGCGGGCGATCTGCGATGAACTTTATGTAACGACGGATGACGGTTCATACGGGATCAAAGGGTTCGCAAGCGGCCCCTTAAAAGATCTCTGCGAATCAGGGCGCAAAATCGACAAGGTCTGGATCATCGGCCCGGGCATGATGATGAAGGTCACCAGCGAAGTGACCCGTCCCTTCGGCATCAAGACTTATGTTTCCCTCAACCCGGTGATGG from Methanocorpusculum labreanum Z includes:
- a CDS encoding methanogenesis marker 9 domain-containing protein; its protein translation is MTAATRFISINGRPVKTPIVIASMAGITDAEFVLARSKHAGVAFIGGYNTDEPSRKASVAMEAAGRTEFNADFDEIATEIDILEGADIIIGLNLRGATPEAFVSAAKRFGPSVIYEIDAHCRQQPMIDAGCGEYLLHNPEKLCAIVSALAAEGMTVSVKTRAGVVDDRQLARMLWKAGASILHVDLMDTGHTKIRQIRNSCPLIIIANNGVSSPDKMMDYFAHGADLVSVARSASLSVLQTLDRYIRAVAEEIGWYNAPKQLCRGGDLRSLTFCCMPVKQCPLLPSLESLGMSREEYLALKKEMTAETPLSMGSHTCFGSLAYCCKSSTPCMFRDMTLKSIDLPMNEYMALKRTLSEKIVKKIFENV
- a CDS encoding sulfide/dihydroorotate dehydrogenase-like FAD/NAD-binding protein, which produces MGNYTIVQARALSEAVFEMWIHAPQVARHAKAGQFCIIHADGAGERVPLTISATNGDNIRIAFMAVGTTTKLLATLKTGDELRDVAGPLGMPSDITEGPETVIIVGGGVGVACTPILAQAAKDAGNYVIGIIGARNRDLLIFEDDMRAICDELYVTTDDGSYGIKGFASGPLKDLCESGRKIDKVWIIGPGMMMKVTSEVTRPFGIKTYVSLNPVMVDGTGMCGSCRVTVGGEMKFACVDGPEFDAHEVDWNDLMTRQRMYLAEEKQSMDFREEHHECRCRKVE
- a CDS encoding DUF447 domain-containing protein, which encodes MGLLGEGITEVIAVTKDNAAPIGIIVRSGQAPKMILFKGSKTAENVEKYGWVTANFVSDSYLYPLYAFSDVAKSDLRKVFVGEMVMQLLRDADAWMAFTAQIVNETKDAYFVELEPVGSEYCRDEMRPVNRGFNSVIDATVHATRYVMNHDPELRELIEYHLGIVRKCGGPRDIEAAALIKEVCGF
- a CDS encoding triphosphoribosyl-dephospho-CoA synthase, whose protein sequence is MSKLSLAETAELSMLLEVSANIKPGNIDRFHDYEDTKFRHFLASAVLARDVFERVPQMTLGEAMYAAVEHTNGHTGGNTHFGAFILLLPLIKGKGIAGACEAVLRTTVEDAVRFYQAFGKTQVRVNREDEMDVNDPASITMLREKQMTMLDVMRYSSETDMVAREWTNGFALTRKAADILKEKDGADQIQEMFLRLMAAYPDTFIAKKFGYARAVSVMERAQLVRAGGLSLSRFDEECILGGVNPGSLADICIAGIFTALLEGWQWDC